Proteins encoded in a region of the Gammaproteobacteria bacterium genome:
- a CDS encoding peptide chain release factor 3, which produces MNTKELQDEIQRRRVLAIISHPDAGKTTITEKLLLLGKLIQVAGMVKGKKSDRHATSDWMAMEQQRGISVTSSVMQFPYRERMVNLLDTPGHEDFSEDTYRVLTAVDSALMVVDGAKGVEDRTIKLMDVCRLRDTPIFTFVNKLDRDTLDPVEILDEIETVLKISCAPINWPLGMGKEFRGVYNFYTDTIHVYRPGKGDQIPDDEKIAGLDSAAARSLLGDEYQDAVDAIELVRGASHEFDLAAYLAGTLTPVYFGTALGNFGVREMLDDFVEWAPPPGERATQTRSVAADEPAFSGFVFKIQANMDPKHRDRIAFLRICSGAYEKGMKMRHVRLQRDIKINDAVTFLAGEREQTEEAVSGDIIGLHNHGTIQLGDTFSAGEDLKFTGIPHFAPELFRRIRLKDPLKLKQLQKGLTQLAEEGSTQVFMPLKSNDLIVGAVGALQFEVVAFRLKDEYKVDCLYEPSSIYTARWVHSDNGAKLEEFRKKAHDNLAIDGGGCLTYLAPTRVNLALMEERWPDIEFFATREH; this is translated from the coding sequence TCAGGTCGCCGGCATGGTCAAAGGGAAAAAATCTGATCGCCATGCCACCTCCGACTGGATGGCCATGGAGCAGCAGCGGGGCATATCGGTGACCTCCTCAGTGATGCAGTTTCCCTATCGGGAGCGCATGGTCAACCTGCTGGATACACCCGGTCACGAGGATTTTTCCGAGGACACCTACCGCGTGCTTACGGCCGTGGATTCCGCCTTGATGGTGGTCGATGGGGCCAAGGGTGTGGAAGATAGGACCATCAAGCTGATGGATGTCTGCCGGTTGCGGGACACACCGATCTTTACCTTTGTCAATAAGCTGGACCGTGACACGCTTGACCCGGTTGAAATTCTCGATGAAATAGAAACGGTGCTGAAAATCTCCTGTGCGCCGATCAACTGGCCACTGGGCATGGGCAAGGAATTCCGGGGCGTTTATAACTTTTACACGGATACTATCCATGTCTACCGGCCTGGCAAGGGCGATCAGATTCCGGACGATGAAAAAATCGCCGGTCTGGACAGCGCGGCGGCCAGGAGTCTGCTGGGCGATGAATACCAGGATGCAGTGGATGCCATCGAGCTGGTGCGCGGTGCCAGTCACGAATTTGACCTGGCTGCGTATCTCGCCGGCACGCTGACACCGGTTTATTTTGGTACGGCGCTCGGCAATTTCGGTGTGCGGGAAATGCTGGACGACTTTGTGGAGTGGGCTCCGCCGCCCGGCGAGCGGGCCACCCAGACTCGCAGTGTGGCTGCCGACGAGCCGGCCTTCAGCGGCTTTGTTTTTAAGATTCAGGCCAACATGGACCCGAAACACAGGGATCGGATCGCCTTTCTTCGGATCTGCTCCGGCGCCTATGAAAAAGGCATGAAAATGCGCCATGTGCGACTGCAGCGGGATATCAAGATCAACGATGCGGTGACGTTTCTGGCGGGGGAGAGGGAGCAGACAGAGGAGGCGGTGTCCGGCGATATCATAGGCCTGCACAACCATGGCACGATTCAGCTGGGGGATACCTTCAGCGCGGGTGAGGATCTCAAGTTCACCGGCATTCCGCATTTTGCCCCGGAACTGTTCCGGCGGATCCGCCTGAAAGACCCGCTCAAGCTCAAGCAGTTGCAGAAAGGCCTCACCCAGCTGGCAGAGGAAGGCTCGACCCAGGTTTTCATGCCCCTGAAGAGTAACGACCTGATTGTCGGCGCGGTTGGCGCGCTGCAGTTCGAAGTGGTCGCCTTCCGGCTCAAGGATGAATACAAAGTAGACTGCCTTTACGAACCAAGCAGTATCTACACCGCCCGCTGGGTGCACAGTGACAACGGGGCAAAGCTGGAGGAATTCCGCAAGAAGGCCCATGACAACCTGGCCATAGATGGAGGCGGGTGCCTGACTTATCTTGCCCCGACCCGGGTCAATCTGGCCCTGATGGAAGAGCGCTGGCCGGACATTGAATTTTTTGCCACCCGAGAGCACTAG
- the tgt gene encoding tRNA guanosine(34) transglycosylase Tgt: MEFTVKATDGQARCGVLEFPRGQVQTPAFMPVGTYGSVKGLTPEQITASGSEILLGNTFHLMLRPGTAIIQAHGDLHDFIGWDKPILTDSGGFQVFSLGSMRKISEEGVSFKSPVDGSAVFLGPESAIEVQQQLGADIIMIFDECTPYPVDRKTAEQSMRLSLRWAQRCKQAHGDHPSALFGIIQGGMFEDLRQQSLAELVGMDFSGYAIGGLSVGEPKEMMSEVIAAVTPLMPAARPRYLMGVGTPQDIVDAVIQGVDMFDCVMPTRNARNGYLFTSRGLLKLRNSRYRKDTGPLDPDCDCYTCRNFSRSYLHHLDKCKEMLGAQLNTVHNLRFYQNLMQNLRQAIEQGRLSAFAREFGQSQEQLSAEAPGAA, from the coding sequence ATGGAATTTACGGTCAAGGCAACAGACGGTCAGGCCCGTTGCGGCGTACTGGAGTTTCCCCGCGGCCAGGTACAGACACCGGCATTCATGCCAGTGGGCACCTACGGAAGTGTCAAGGGGCTTACGCCGGAGCAGATCACTGCCAGTGGCTCAGAAATCCTGCTGGGCAACACCTTTCATCTGATGCTGCGGCCGGGAACGGCAATTATTCAGGCCCATGGCGACCTGCATGATTTTATCGGCTGGGATAAGCCGATACTCACGGACTCGGGTGGTTTCCAGGTCTTCAGCCTTGGCAGCATGCGCAAGATCAGTGAGGAAGGGGTCAGCTTCAAGTCACCGGTGGATGGCAGTGCGGTATTTCTTGGGCCGGAATCGGCCATTGAGGTGCAGCAGCAGCTGGGCGCGGACATCATTATGATTTTTGATGAGTGCACGCCCTATCCGGTCGACAGGAAGACCGCCGAGCAATCCATGCGGCTCTCCCTGCGCTGGGCGCAGCGTTGCAAGCAGGCCCACGGCGACCATCCGTCTGCTTTATTCGGCATTATTCAGGGTGGTATGTTCGAGGATCTCCGTCAGCAGTCACTGGCCGAGCTGGTTGGCATGGATTTCAGCGGCTATGCCATCGGTGGGCTGTCCGTTGGCGAACCCAAGGAAATGATGAGCGAGGTGATTGCCGCTGTTACGCCACTCATGCCGGCAGCCAGGCCGCGTTATCTCATGGGAGTAGGAACACCCCAGGACATTGTCGATGCGGTGATTCAGGGGGTCGATATGTTCGATTGTGTGATGCCAACGAGAAACGCCCGCAACGGCTACCTGTTTACGTCCCGGGGATTGCTGAAGCTACGCAACTCCCGCTACCGGAAAGATACCGGGCCTCTGGACCCGGACTGTGACTGTTACACGTGCCGTAATTTCAGCCGCTCATACCTCCATCATCTTGATAAATGTAAAGAAATGCTGGGCGCGCAGCTCAATACCGTGCACAATTTACGCTTCTATCAGAATCTCATGCAGAATTTGCGTCAGGCCATAGAACAAGGTAGATTGAGCGCCTTTGCGCGGGAGTTCGGTCAGTCTCAGGAGCAGCTCAGCGCTGAAGCTCCTGGAGCGGCGTAA
- the secD gene encoding protein translocase subunit SecD produces MLNKYPLWKNALVLLVVVLGFLYSSPNLFPDDPALQISHESVPVTEADLAIATTALEAAQIEFFGEQVQDESGLIRLNNLNDQLRAKTAIEEALSDEYIVALNLAPTTPAWMQSIGAGKMNLGLDLQGGVHFLMEVDMEAALTRRMEDNLSNIRNQLRTARIRSLGMELVSNSHIQIRFADEDTRSLARSELRDGFPELLFQNRELSGEAILDLRMTETTILEIQRDTIQTNRVTLLNRVDALGVAEPTVQQQGANRIVVELPGVQDPAQAIRILQRIATLQFHLEAELGAPSLSYETYEYQGQLINVDNDVILQGDRISNVRATLDENGLPQVSINLDAQGGQQLNRVTRENVQRNMDILLIETKSRTNSYLDENGEEVEEIEFYEESRLISHATIQTALGRQFRITGLTQREANDLGQLIRSGALAAPMMIVEQSVIGPTMGRENLQQGLYAVVISSLLVVAFMLVYYRVFGFAANVALVMNILLIFAVMSSIIPATLTLPGIFGIVLTVGMAVDANVLIFTRIREELASGLPPQQAIDAGYDRAFSTILDANLTTFLVAVVLFTIGTGPVKGFSVTLMIGIITSMFTAIVGTRALINLIYGGRRNLRTLSIGGQKNNKAAAPTGATS; encoded by the coding sequence ATGTTGAACAAATACCCACTTTGGAAAAATGCCCTGGTACTCCTGGTCGTAGTGCTGGGTTTTCTGTATTCCTCCCCCAACCTGTTCCCCGACGACCCGGCGTTGCAGATATCCCACGAAAGCGTTCCGGTTACCGAGGCGGACCTGGCGATTGCCACCACCGCTCTGGAGGCTGCCCAGATCGAATTTTTCGGTGAGCAGGTTCAGGATGAAAGTGGCCTGATCCGACTCAATAATTTGAACGATCAGTTACGGGCCAAGACGGCAATAGAAGAGGCGCTGTCGGACGAGTATATCGTCGCGCTGAATCTGGCACCTACTACGCCGGCGTGGATGCAGAGTATCGGAGCCGGCAAGATGAACCTCGGTCTCGACCTGCAGGGGGGTGTTCATTTCCTGATGGAAGTGGACATGGAAGCGGCCTTGACCCGGCGCATGGAAGACAACCTGAGCAATATTCGCAATCAGTTGCGAACCGCCAGAATCCGCTCGCTCGGCATGGAGCTGGTGAGTAATTCTCATATTCAGATTCGTTTTGCCGATGAAGACACCCGCTCTCTGGCGAGGTCTGAGTTACGCGATGGCTTTCCGGAACTCCTGTTTCAAAACCGTGAGCTCAGCGGCGAGGCCATACTGGATCTGCGCATGACCGAGACGACCATTCTGGAAATCCAGCGGGACACAATACAGACCAACCGGGTCACTCTCCTGAACCGGGTGGATGCGCTGGGTGTGGCAGAGCCTACTGTTCAGCAGCAGGGTGCCAACCGTATTGTGGTGGAATTGCCCGGCGTGCAGGACCCGGCCCAGGCGATCCGTATCCTGCAGCGGATTGCCACGCTGCAGTTTCATTTGGAGGCTGAGTTAGGGGCGCCGTCGCTGAGTTACGAAACCTACGAATACCAGGGTCAATTGATCAACGTGGATAACGACGTGATCCTGCAGGGAGACCGCATCAGTAACGTGCGGGCAACGTTGGATGAAAACGGTCTACCCCAGGTGTCCATCAACCTGGACGCCCAGGGCGGGCAACAGTTGAACCGGGTCACCCGTGAGAACGTGCAGCGCAACATGGATATTCTGCTGATCGAAACCAAATCCCGCACCAACTCCTACCTGGATGAGAACGGCGAGGAAGTCGAGGAAATCGAGTTTTACGAGGAAAGCAGGCTGATCAGCCATGCCACGATTCAGACTGCGCTGGGGCGGCAGTTCCGCATTACCGGCCTGACCCAGCGGGAAGCCAATGATCTGGGGCAGTTGATCCGCTCCGGTGCTCTGGCGGCACCGATGATGATAGTGGAGCAATCGGTTATCGGTCCCACTATGGGGCGGGAAAACCTGCAGCAGGGCCTTTACGCGGTAGTCATCTCCTCGCTGCTGGTGGTCGCATTCATGCTGGTTTATTACCGGGTGTTCGGCTTCGCTGCCAATGTGGCGCTGGTCATGAATATTCTGCTTATTTTTGCGGTGATGTCGTCGATCATTCCTGCCACACTGACCCTGCCCGGGATATTCGGTATCGTGTTGACGGTGGGCATGGCGGTTGACGCCAACGTGCTGATTTTCACCCGCATCAGGGAGGAGCTGGCCAGCGGTCTGCCACCGCAGCAGGCAATCGACGCGGGCTATGATCGGGCGTTCAGCACGATTCTGGACGCCAACCTGACTACTTTTCTGGTGGCGGTGGTGCTGTTTACCATCGGCACCGGGCCGGTGAAAGGGTTCTCGGTCACTCTGATGATCGGTATCATCACCTCCATGTTTACCGCCATCGTTGGCACCCGGGCGCTGATAAATCTGATCTACGGGGGGCGTCGCAATCTCCGGACCCTGTCTATCGGCGGGCAGAAAAACAACAAGGCGGCAGCCCCTACGGGTGCAACGTCCTAG
- the yajC gene encoding preprotein translocase subunit YajC, translating into MDLLFPTAYAQEPAAPSATFNLIFIGGMFLLFYFILWRPQSKRAKEHRDLISSISKGDEVMTSGGILGKVTVVNEDYISVAVAEGVELKVQKSSVAAALPKGTIAGIK; encoded by the coding sequence ATGGACCTGTTATTTCCAACCGCCTACGCCCAGGAACCTGCGGCTCCCAGTGCCACCTTCAACCTGATTTTCATCGGGGGCATGTTTCTGTTGTTTTATTTTATTCTGTGGCGGCCACAGTCCAAGCGTGCCAAGGAGCACCGCGATCTTATCTCTTCCATTTCCAAGGGTGATGAAGTGATGACCTCGGGAGGGATACTGGGCAAGGTAACAGTAGTTAACGAGGACTATATCAGTGTGGCCGTGGCCGAAGGCGTCGAACTGAAGGTGCAGAAATCTTCTGTGGCGGCGGCGTTGCCCAAAGGCACTATCGCAGGAATCAAGTAA
- the secF gene encoding protein translocase subunit SecF encodes MIIDRQIDFMGKRRIAAMASGLLVVVSLVSLLVNSLQFGLDFTSGTSVRLAYDQSVNIPQVNEALQENGYGDALVVTFGSDRDIRIILPVNEEVAEEDQSAAALQTGEELAALLRQSTNGEIQLQGSDYVSAKVGEELAEQGGLGMLVALGIIMIYISVRFQFKFAVGAVSALAHDVIIVLGIFSLFHLEFDLTVLAALLAVIGYSLNDTIVVADRIRENFRRMRKGSPEEMVNVSLNQTLSRTLITSLTTLLVLVTMLIVGGDSIRGFAIALTIGVVVGTYSSIYVASSTILYMKVSREDLMVPVKEGAELDGMP; translated from the coding sequence ATGATAATAGACCGACAGATTGATTTTATGGGCAAACGCCGTATTGCGGCCATGGCTTCCGGTTTACTGGTAGTCGTCTCGCTGGTGTCGCTACTGGTGAACTCGCTCCAGTTTGGCCTGGATTTTACCAGTGGAACCTCGGTCAGGCTGGCCTATGACCAGTCCGTCAATATTCCGCAGGTTAATGAAGCCCTGCAGGAAAACGGTTACGGCGATGCGCTGGTTGTGACCTTCGGCTCCGACCGGGATATCCGCATTATCCTGCCGGTCAACGAAGAAGTGGCCGAGGAGGATCAGTCAGCCGCCGCGCTGCAGACCGGCGAGGAGCTGGCGGCCCTGCTGCGGCAGTCCACCAACGGCGAGATTCAGTTACAGGGTTCGGATTACGTCAGCGCCAAGGTGGGTGAAGAACTGGCCGAGCAGGGTGGCCTGGGTATGCTGGTGGCACTCGGGATCATCATGATCTATATCTCGGTACGGTTCCAGTTCAAGTTTGCAGTCGGCGCAGTTTCCGCGCTGGCCCATGATGTCATTATTGTCCTGGGGATTTTCTCGCTCTTTCATCTGGAGTTCGATCTGACCGTACTGGCGGCACTGCTGGCAGTAATCGGTTATTCCCTGAACGATACCATCGTGGTGGCCGATAGAATTCGTGAGAATTTCAGGCGCATGCGCAAAGGCTCGCCGGAAGAGATGGTCAATGTCTCCCTGAACCAGACACTCAGTCGTACCCTGATCACGTCATTAACCACCTTGCTGGTGCTGGTTACCATGCTGATCGTGGGCGGTGATTCCATCCGTGGTTTTGCCATTGCGTTGACAATCGGCGTGGTGGTTGGAACCTACTCGTCCATCTACGTGGCGAGCAGTACCATCCTTTATATGAAGGTTTCTCGAGAGGATCTGATGGTGCCGGTCAAGGAAGGCGCCGAGCTGGACGGTATGCCCTGA